One Elgaria multicarinata webbii isolate HBS135686 ecotype San Diego chromosome 7, rElgMul1.1.pri, whole genome shotgun sequence DNA window includes the following coding sequences:
- the SMIM26 gene encoding small integral membrane protein 26, with protein sequence MSSVKVWFRRSALMYAAGTWTVLGVFAAHALFHRGKKEEEEEEQQQTPPPHLPSKEERFSTTISEDALVETTTYTSPRKHFYVSTVSTYKPNFIPYTTRLQNFLQSFFDDNAKKEK encoded by the exons ATGAGCTCGGTGAAGGTTTGGTTCCGCAGGAGCGCTTTGATGTACGCGGCCGGGACGTGGACTGTTTTGGGAGTTTTCGCCGCTCACGCCTTGTTTCAccgggggaagaaggaggaggaggaggaggagcagcagcagacgcCGCCGCCTCATTTGCCTA GTAAAGAAGAGAGATTTTCCACAACCATTTCAGAAGATGCGCTTGTGGAGACTACTACATATACATCACCAAGGAAACACTTTTATGTCTCAACAGTGTCAACTTATAAACCAAATTTTATACCATACACAACTCGATTACAAAATTTTTTGCAATCCTTTTTTGATGATAAtgctaagaaagaaaagtaa